One Sphaeramia orbicularis chromosome 21, fSphaOr1.1, whole genome shotgun sequence DNA window includes the following coding sequences:
- the LOC115412035 gene encoding olfactory receptor 11A1-like has translation MDVKSNVTYLILDGFVDMNKYRYVYFFTLFKVYVLIMCSNSIIVYLILIHKNLHEPMYVFIAALSFNSVLFSTVIYPKLLTDFLSEKQIISLSACIFQYFIYYSLAGSDFLLLAAMAFDRYVSICKPLQYPTIMRKSTVTILLFLAWLWPAAQVAGGVVVGDFRKLCTFTLTGIFCNNSILKLNCVPSAAVAIYGVVVLINSAVIPVLFVLFTYAKIFVITYNRGTEVRKKAAETCLPHLMVLFSFSFLCAYDVIIARLETNFSKTVRLVMSLQMVLYNPLFNPIIYGLKMKEISKHLKNLFCQITQR, from the coding sequence ATGGACGTTAAATCAAATGTAACATATTTAATACTTGATGGGTTTGTAGACATGAATAAGTACAGGTATGTTTATTTTTTCACCTTGTTCAAGGTGTATGTTCTGATAATGTGCAGTAATTCTATTATTGTTTATCTTATTTTGATTCACAAAAACCtccatgaacctatgtatgtTTTCATTGCAGCTTTGTCATTCAACTCTGTTCTTTTCAGTACTGTTATCTACCCAAAACTACTGACTGACTTTCTATCAGAGAAACAGATCATATCTTTGTCAGCCTGTATCTTTCAGTACTTCATATATTACTCTTTGGCAGGTTCAGATTTCTTATTGTTGGCAGCCATGGCCTTTGATAGatatgtgtctatatgtaaaCCTCTGCAGTATCCTACTATCATGAGGAAAAGTACTGTGACTATTTTGCTTTTTCTTGCTTGGCTTTGGCCTGCTGCTCAGGTGGCAGGGGGAGTTGTAGTGGGTGATTTCAGGAAACTCTGTACTTTTACTTTGACAGGAATTTTTTGTAACAATTCTATCTTGAAACTTAACTGTGTCCCTTCAGCAGCAGTTGCAATATATGGTGTGGTTGTTTTGATTAACTCTGCAGTTATACCAGtgctttttgtactttttacatatgcaaagatatttgtaataacctataatagAGGTACAGAAGTCAGGAAAAAGGCTGCAGAGACATGTTTGCCCCACCTGATGGTTTTATTCAGCTTCTCCTTTTTATGTGCATATGATGTGATTATAGCTCGACTGGAAACTAATTTTTCTAAAACAGTACGTTTAGTAATGAGTTTACAAATGGTACTGTATAACCCTCTGTTCAATCCAATAATTTATGGattgaaaatgaaagaaatttCAAAACACCTCAAGAATTTGTTTTGTCAAATCACACAGAGgtaa